The sequence GGTGACCGCGCTCCTGGGAGAAGCGGGGGTCGACGGCTTCAAGGTGGACGTGGGGCAGGTGGAGTTCTTCCGGGGCGTCCTCGCCGGCTGCGCGCTCGATCCGGCCCAGGTCGAGGCCGTCACGAGCTGCGTGGCCCGAAAGGACGTGAGCGAGCTCGAGCTCCTCCTGGAGGGCCTGCCCCTCTCCGACCCCAAGAAGCGCCTCCTGGCCGAGCTTCCCCTGCTGGCCGGCGGGCCGGAAGTGCTGGACCGGGCAGCGGCCCTGGTAGAGTCGGACCACAGCCGGGCGGCCCTGGAAAACCTGGCCCGGGTGGTGTCCTACGTGGAGATGCACGGCCTCTCCCGTCACCTCACGGTGGACCTGGGGGAGCTGCGGGGCATCGACTACCACACCGGCGTGATCTTCGAGGCCTTCGTCCATCCCCTGGGCACGCCGCTGTGCCGGGGGGGGCGCTACGACCGCCTCCTGGGGCTCTACGGGCTGGATCTTCCGGCCACCGGGTTTTCCTTCGATCTCCTGGCGGTCACCGAGGCGCTGCGCCTCCAGGGCGAAGCCCAACCCCACCGGCCCGAGGGGGTCTTCATCATCAACTTTCGGGCCTCCCGTGCCGACGCCCTGGGCCTCGCGCGCGAGCTCCGGTCCCGGTCGGTGCGGGCCGCCCGCGACCTGATTCGCCGCCCATTGGAAGCCTCCCTGGCCCATGCCCGGGAGCAGGGCTTTCGCTGGGCCGCCGTCCTGGGGGC is a genomic window of Thermodesulfobacteriota bacterium containing:
- the hisZ gene encoding ATP phosphoribosyltransferase regulatory subunit, with the protein product MSALPGEKARGTRGGLHRELPAGLGDLLPEAAGRFFALRRKLLLAMGRWGYRPAVPPLLEYAEVFSRALADPNDEVALYKLVDRATGHVLALRPDFTPQIARMAASRFARASLPLRLCYEGPVVRHVAAQKGRSRELHQVGAELLGVVDPEADAEAIALVTALLGEAGVDGFKVDVGQVEFFRGVLAGCALDPAQVEAVTSCVARKDVSELELLLEGLPLSDPKKRLLAELPLLAGGPEVLDRAAALVESDHSRAALENLARVVSYVEMHGLSRHLTVDLGELRGIDYHTGVIFEAFVHPLGTPLCRGGRYDRLLGLYGLDLPATGFSFDLLAVTEALRLQGEAQPHRPEGVFIINFRASRADALGLARELRSRSVRAARDLIRRPLEASLAHAREQGFRWAAVLGAEGCPEHAVLLVELETGERRSATPEELLRQTAEE